The Thalassotalea psychrophila genome window below encodes:
- a CDS encoding DsbA family oxidoreductase: MKSPLIIDYYTDILCVWAWIAQRRVDELNNQLGDRIEIRYHYMDIFGDVHNKINTQWQEKGRFEGFAKHVINAASDYENAPVNTEIWQHSKPTTSATSHQYLKAVELAYDRNKSIEIALKFRQAFFIDGLDISDINVLNTLLEQAGLDIEIIHNTISDGSALAALMNNYQTAKQLSLKGSPSYIIDNGRQTLFGNVGYRVLLANVEERLKRPSNEASWC; the protein is encoded by the coding sequence ATGAAATCCCCCCTAATTATTGACTACTACACTGATATTTTGTGTGTTTGGGCATGGATAGCTCAGCGTCGTGTTGATGAATTAAATAATCAACTTGGCGATCGTATTGAAATTCGATATCACTACATGGATATTTTTGGTGATGTACATAATAAAATTAATACTCAGTGGCAAGAAAAGGGCAGGTTTGAAGGGTTTGCTAAGCATGTAATTAATGCGGCAAGTGATTATGAGAATGCACCGGTAAATACCGAAATTTGGCAGCACTCAAAGCCAACAACATCAGCGACATCACATCAGTACCTTAAAGCTGTTGAGTTAGCTTATGATCGAAATAAAAGTATAGAGATAGCGTTAAAGTTCAGGCAGGCATTCTTTATTGATGGCTTAGACATATCTGACATTAACGTGCTAAACACTTTATTGGAGCAAGCTGGTTTAGATATTGAAATTATACATAACACTATATCTGATGGCAGCGCTTTAGCTGCTTTAATGAATAATTACCAAACTGCAAAGCAGTTATCTTTAAAGGGCAGCCCATCCTATATTATCGATAATGGCAGACAGACATTATTTGGTAATGTTGGTTATCGCGTATTGTTAGCTAATGTTGAAGAGCGACTTAAAAGGCCAAGTAACGAAGCTAGCTGGTGCTAA
- a CDS encoding chaperone NapD: protein MTETTEYHVASFIAQVDVTKEDVVRKSIEATPGAEIHASNDTGKIVFTIEADNQRIIGNYADQIKDQSGIFTLAPVYHQYLEE from the coding sequence ATGACCGAAACAACCGAATATCATGTAGCAAGTTTTATTGCTCAAGTTGATGTTACTAAAGAAGATGTAGTAAGAAAAAGCATCGAAGCAACACCTGGCGCAGAAATTCATGCCAGTAACGACACCGGAAAAATAGTATTCACTATAGAGGCTGATAATCAACGTATTATTGGCAACTATGCTGACCAAATCAAAGATCAATCGGGCATTTTTACTCTTGCTCCGGTTTACCACCAATATCTAGAAGAATAA
- a CDS encoding ketoacyl-ACP synthase III — MQYAEITGWGKYTPPAKLTNEDLTTFMDTSDEWISSRTGIQERRISHINTAHMSALAGKQAIARAGIEADDIDLIIVATCTPDTLVPNTASKVQNLLGTNNSGCVDLSSACTGFLYALQTATAQIRTGMINKALVIGAERMSWFVNWGVRDTAVLFGDGAGAVVLEATDNKCGLLEAKLGCDSASREILSITNFGTDMDRYENPPGPLQIDFLGPDIFKRAVRGMGKATEAVMSKANLKAEDVDLLVPHQANLRIIETLQSKLKLRDDQCMVNIQKYGNTSAATVPIALCEAVEQGKIKPGDDIMSAAFGAGLTWGAAYIKWGDNITPKNDYVQEEQTCDKTAKELLSIAIKHCTQNT, encoded by the coding sequence ATGCAATATGCAGAAATTACTGGTTGGGGAAAATACACTCCTCCAGCAAAATTAACTAATGAAGATCTAACCACATTTATGGATACCAGTGACGAATGGATCTCTTCACGTACGGGTATTCAAGAACGCCGCATATCTCATATTAATACCGCTCATATGTCAGCCCTTGCTGGCAAGCAAGCTATTGCGAGAGCAGGTATAGAAGCTGACGATATAGACCTGATAATAGTAGCAACTTGTACCCCTGATACCTTAGTACCAAACACGGCATCCAAAGTACAAAACTTATTAGGCACCAACAATAGTGGTTGCGTTGATTTAAGCTCAGCCTGTACCGGTTTTCTTTATGCATTACAGACTGCAACCGCACAAATCCGCACGGGAATGATCAATAAAGCATTGGTTATTGGCGCGGAAAGAATGAGTTGGTTTGTAAACTGGGGCGTGCGTGATACTGCGGTTTTATTTGGTGACGGTGCAGGTGCTGTGGTCCTTGAAGCAACAGATAATAAATGTGGTTTATTGGAAGCCAAGTTAGGCTGTGATTCAGCATCTCGAGAGATTTTAAGTATCACTAATTTCGGCACTGATATGGACCGCTATGAAAATCCGCCTGGCCCATTGCAAATTGACTTTTTAGGGCCCGATATTTTTAAACGTGCCGTACGTGGAATGGGTAAAGCTACTGAAGCAGTTATGAGTAAGGCAAATCTCAAGGCTGAAGATGTTGACTTGCTAGTGCCGCATCAGGCCAATTTACGTATCATTGAAACATTACAAAGCAAATTAAAACTTCGTGATGATCAGTGCATGGTTAATATCCAAAAATATGGCAATACTTCAGCAGCAACAGTACCAATAGCTCTTTGTGAAGCAGTTGAACAAGGAAAAATAAAACCTGGTGATGACATCATGTCAGCAGCCTTTGGTGCTGGTTTAACTTGGGGTGCAGCATACATAAAATGGGGCGATAATATCACTCCTAAAAATGATTACGTACAAGAAGAGCAAACATGCGATAAAACAGCGAAAGAGCTTTTATCTATTGCTATTAAACATTGTACCCAAAATACTTAA
- a CDS encoding nitrate reductase cytochrome c-type subunit gives MKNSIMTLFSVSILLSTIAAFSHAAEVATLRDNTSIDTQKQPKAMPNVENTDIKHQRNYPMQPPIIPHKVRNYQIDLKVNKCMSCHSRKRTDESQAPMVSVTHYMDRDGNFLAEVSPRRYFCSQCHVPQLDTEPLVENTFVDMDTLMKEKAQKAKAEKE, from the coding sequence ATGAAAAATTCAATTATGACTTTATTCTCTGTAAGTATTTTACTTTCAACAATTGCAGCATTTAGCCATGCTGCAGAGGTAGCAACGTTAAGAGATAACACAAGTATTGATACCCAAAAGCAACCAAAAGCTATGCCAAATGTAGAAAATACTGATATTAAGCATCAGCGTAACTACCCGATGCAGCCGCCGATCATTCCACATAAGGTGCGTAATTATCAAATCGATTTAAAAGTGAATAAGTGTATGTCTTGTCACTCTCGTAAACGTACTGATGAATCACAAGCACCTATGGTGAGTGTGACCCACTATATGGATAGAGACGGTAACTTTTTAGCGGAAGTGTCACCACGCAGATATTTTTGTAGTCAATGTCACGTGCCTCAACTAGATACCGAACCATTAGTTGAAAACACGTTTGTTGACATGGATACTCTGATGAAAGAAAAAGCACAAAAAGCCAAAGCTGAAAAAGAGTAG
- the napF gene encoding ferredoxin-type protein NapF, with the protein MTINVDQSRRNFLRGKKPTIAPAFRLPWITSENAFINDCTKCNDCLSACEENIIVKGPDGYPKIDFDQGECTFCQDCITSCEQTFFKEDKTGQAWPSKFNIKDNCLAKNNVYCQSCKDACESRAISFAYIDSAIPQPQVSQDLCTGCGACIKPCPTNSTELLLFKELNQ; encoded by the coding sequence ATGACAATTAATGTCGATCAATCGCGTCGAAACTTTTTAAGAGGTAAAAAACCAACTATCGCTCCAGCCTTCAGGCTGCCTTGGATCACGAGTGAAAATGCATTTATAAACGATTGCACAAAGTGTAATGATTGTTTATCGGCCTGTGAAGAAAACATTATTGTTAAGGGTCCTGATGGCTACCCAAAAATTGATTTTGACCAAGGTGAGTGCACATTTTGTCAAGATTGCATCACTAGTTGTGAGCAAACATTTTTTAAAGAAGATAAAACAGGGCAAGCTTGGCCGAGTAAATTTAATATAAAAGACAACTGTTTAGCTAAAAATAATGTGTATTGTCAAAGCTGTAAAGACGCTTGTGAAAGCCGAGCTATATCATTTGCTTATATTGATAGTGCAATTCCACAACCGCAAGTTTCTCAAGATTTATGTACCGGGTGTGGTGCATGTATCAAACCCTGTCCAACAAACTCAACAGAATTACTCCTTTTCAAGGAACTAAACCAATGA
- a CDS encoding tRNA(Met) cytidine acetyltransferase TmcA, with product MVSQIKYQQLFAQIQQATLANRTRSLFIFVGENEWLEQQTNTMINESLPDALFFSFEPKFSKFSDITYVHNKTYRQYLGTEQKHIIFAVNDTFNVDAFAALSGTLIAGGQCVLLLSKSQFKNSPFSQRLMTFCDKFEQIYRVEQSDKKLPLIQAYTPVVTESLDTNKSQLNFGCITKEQESAVDKIINVVNGHRDRPLVITADRGRGKSSAMAIAASEILKQGNKNIIITAPHPDAVNIFFKQLQVSLPEAIKTGRVIRYQNSEVQFLPLDLIIKQQPICHLLLVDEAAGIPLPILKSLSKNYHRQVFVSTIHGYEGAGRGFSGKFLKMLKESRPSGQHFHINEPIRWAINDPLEQFTFASLLLNSELPKAKYNAREAIQYQVLSSKDLVKNEVLLNQVFSLLVTAHYQTKPSDLKMLLDDPSISVIIQQQNKQILAVALLLAEGEVTSKLANKVKQSLRRLKGHFIPQSLLVHCGIEDAFNYRFQRVVRIAVHPEVQDQGLGTKLLNYCASDSKNRGFDFIGSSFGANQQLLSYWFRCQFNIARIGFSKDAASGEHSALVIKPLTEQAEPLSKQLKLQFFRDLHYYKSDEYKYLDTQLMSEIFAHADNLSIPSKQDLQALADFAQGNRVFSCCAPAIKRCLIGYLVVNTDEVQAERLGLAIALRKVIQQQSFAEICEEFQLTGKKAVLKLLQQFCTHLLNQLTPK from the coding sequence ATGGTTAGTCAAATCAAATATCAGCAGTTATTCGCCCAAATTCAACAGGCAACATTAGCAAATAGAACTCGAAGTTTGTTTATTTTTGTAGGTGAAAACGAGTGGCTAGAACAACAAACTAATACAATGATTAACGAATCATTACCTGATGCATTATTTTTTTCATTTGAACCTAAATTTAGCAAGTTTTCAGATATCACTTATGTGCATAATAAAACCTATCGTCAGTATTTAGGAACGGAACAAAAACATATTATTTTTGCTGTTAATGATACTTTTAATGTTGATGCTTTCGCTGCTTTATCGGGGACATTAATTGCTGGTGGACAATGCGTGTTATTGCTGTCTAAATCACAATTCAAAAATAGCCCTTTTAGTCAACGATTAATGACATTTTGTGATAAATTTGAGCAAATCTATCGCGTCGAACAATCAGACAAAAAACTTCCTTTAATACAAGCCTATACTCCTGTAGTAACAGAGAGCCTTGATACAAATAAATCGCAGCTTAATTTTGGATGTATTACTAAAGAGCAAGAGAGCGCCGTAGATAAAATTATTAATGTTGTTAACGGTCATCGCGATAGACCTCTAGTTATTACTGCTGATAGAGGACGGGGAAAGTCGAGTGCCATGGCTATCGCTGCAAGTGAAATATTAAAACAAGGTAATAAAAATATTATTATTACCGCCCCACATCCTGATGCGGTTAATATCTTTTTTAAACAGCTACAAGTCAGCTTACCTGAAGCGATAAAAACAGGTAGAGTTATTCGCTACCAAAATTCTGAGGTTCAATTTCTTCCGCTGGATTTGATAATAAAACAGCAACCAATTTGTCATTTATTACTTGTAGATGAAGCGGCAGGTATTCCACTGCCAATACTGAAATCATTATCTAAAAATTATCACCGCCAAGTATTTGTGTCGACCATACACGGCTATGAAGGCGCAGGAAGAGGCTTTAGCGGCAAGTTTTTAAAAATGCTAAAAGAATCACGCCCAAGCGGTCAACATTTTCATATCAATGAACCAATTCGTTGGGCGATAAATGACCCACTAGAGCAGTTTACTTTTGCTAGCTTATTATTAAATAGTGAGCTGCCAAAGGCGAAATATAACGCCAGAGAAGCTATTCAATATCAGGTGCTTAGCAGTAAAGATTTAGTAAAAAACGAAGTTCTTTTAAATCAAGTGTTTTCCTTGTTAGTGACGGCTCACTATCAGACAAAACCGAGTGATTTAAAAATGTTACTTGATGATCCAAGTATCAGTGTAATTATACAGCAGCAAAATAAACAAATTTTAGCCGTGGCTTTATTGCTTGCTGAAGGTGAAGTCACTAGCAAATTAGCCAATAAAGTGAAGCAATCGTTAAGGCGACTAAAAGGCCACTTTATTCCTCAATCATTATTAGTGCATTGTGGTATTGAAGATGCGTTTAATTATCGATTTCAGCGTGTTGTTCGCATTGCAGTTCATCCAGAGGTACAGGACCAAGGATTAGGTACAAAACTCCTAAATTACTGTGCAAGTGACAGTAAAAACCGAGGCTTTGATTTTATTGGATCAAGTTTTGGTGCTAATCAACAATTGTTATCTTATTGGTTTAGATGTCAATTTAATATAGCACGCATTGGTTTTAGCAAAGATGCGGCTAGTGGTGAGCATTCAGCTTTAGTAATAAAGCCGCTTACCGAACAAGCTGAACCATTAAGTAAACAACTTAAACTGCAGTTTTTTCGAGACTTACATTATTATAAAAGTGATGAATACAAATATTTAGATACACAATTAATGTCTGAAATATTCGCCCATGCTGATAATCTAAGCATACCCTCTAAGCAAGATTTACAAGCGCTTGCTGACTTTGCCCAAGGTAATAGAGTTTTTTCATGCTGTGCGCCGGCAATTAAACGTTGTTTAATTGGTTATCTAGTCGTTAATACTGATGAAGTACAAGCCGAACGTTTGGGATTAGCTATCGCGCTACGTAAAGTTATTCAGCAACAAAGCTTCGCTGAAATTTGTGAAGAATTTCAATTAACGGGTAAAAAAGCAGTGTTGAAATTGCTGCAACAATTTTGCACTCATCTGTTAAACCAATTAACCCCAAAATAA
- the napE gene encoding periplasmic nitrate reductase, NapE protein, with the protein MSEVVNSEQQKKDERNTFLFLTVFLAPILAIAIVGGLGFAIWISQLILGPPGV; encoded by the coding sequence ATGAGTGAAGTAGTCAATTCAGAGCAACAAAAAAAAGATGAACGCAACACCTTTTTATTCCTTACCGTTTTCCTAGCCCCCATATTAGCAATTGCTATTGTTGGCGGTTTAGGTTTTGCCATTTGGATCAGCCAATTAATTTTAGGTCCTCCAGGAGTTTAA
- a CDS encoding ABC transporter permease — protein sequence MFKFSRFAAVVKARNLEFFRDKSSLAWNILFPVLLLVIFSFAFSGDGRAVYKVGVIEQNLVEVAKPNPFMQTKYIDFVQYKQLDKAMPKLDQHGIDMIIDLTHNHYWVNEQSPKSYMVEKIFIHDADGLTRMVTTGEPIRYIDWVLPGIFGMNMMFSCLFGVGYVIVRYRKNSVLKRLKATPLSALEFISAQLLSRLFIVLFMVSVVYSGCNLFFDFIMLGSYLNLFLIAVAGAMSLISLGLLISTRSKSEELVGGLLNMATWPMMLLSGVWFSLEGAPQFVQNIAEVFPLTHLVSAARSVITEGATLQDVSYQLTVLLSMTAICLLLSAKLFSWDSDR from the coding sequence ATGTTTAAGTTTTCAAGGTTTGCAGCCGTCGTTAAAGCTCGTAATTTGGAATTCTTTAGAGATAAGTCATCGTTGGCATGGAATATTCTCTTTCCAGTGTTGTTATTGGTTATTTTCTCGTTTGCCTTTTCAGGTGATGGTAGAGCGGTATATAAAGTTGGAGTTATAGAGCAAAATTTAGTAGAAGTTGCAAAGCCCAATCCTTTCATGCAAACAAAATACATCGACTTTGTACAATATAAACAGTTAGATAAAGCCATGCCTAAGTTGGATCAGCATGGTATTGACATGATCATTGATTTAACTCATAACCACTATTGGGTTAATGAGCAATCTCCGAAAAGCTACATGGTTGAAAAAATATTTATTCATGATGCCGACGGCTTAACGCGTATGGTAACTACGGGTGAACCAATTCGCTATATTGATTGGGTTTTACCGGGTATTTTTGGTATGAATATGATGTTTAGCTGCTTATTTGGCGTTGGTTATGTGATTGTACGTTATCGTAAAAATTCGGTGTTAAAACGTTTAAAAGCGACGCCACTATCGGCGTTAGAGTTTATTTCCGCCCAGCTATTATCACGCTTATTTATTGTTTTGTTTATGGTGTCGGTGGTTTATAGCGGCTGTAATTTATTCTTCGACTTTATTATGCTTGGCAGTTACTTAAATTTATTCCTTATTGCAGTTGCTGGTGCGATGAGCCTAATAAGCCTTGGTTTATTAATATCTACTCGCAGTAAATCAGAAGAGCTGGTTGGCGGTTTATTAAATATGGCAACTTGGCCAATGATGTTACTTTCAGGAGTGTGGTTTTCATTAGAAGGTGCGCCACAATTCGTGCAAAATATTGCTGAGGTGTTCCCCTTAACTCACTTGGTGAGTGCGGCGCGAAGTGTAATAACTGAAGGGGCAACATTACAGGATGTGAGCTATCAACTTACTGTTTTATTATCGATGACTGCCATTTGTTTATTGCTAAGTGCTAAATTATTCAGTTGGGATAGTGATAGGTAG
- a CDS encoding ABC transporter ATP-binding protein has protein sequence MKIITVENLTKHYKDVKAVDDVSFDIIKGHCFGLLGPNGAGKTTTIEIMEGIINKTSGKVKYNTQADADVSQLIGIQFQNTALQDFLTVTETLNLFSSFYEKTLSNETLIELCDLSEFVDRDNRLLSGGQRQRLLLALALINDPEIVFLDEPTTGLDPQSRRHFWQLIKNIKAQGKTVILTTHYMDEAEQLCDNIVIMDNGKIIEQGSPKQLLTRHFKQVFIYLPIENVSQERVKKQQWNIDGNHVEIKTSNVEKTVKELIELAVPLTGLHIKSANLDDLFLKLTGHSLGGAGHV, from the coding sequence ATGAAGATCATTACGGTAGAGAATTTAACCAAACACTATAAAGATGTAAAAGCCGTAGATGATGTAAGTTTTGATATTATCAAGGGCCATTGTTTTGGTTTATTAGGACCAAATGGCGCGGGTAAAACGACAACCATTGAGATAATGGAAGGCATCATCAATAAAACCTCGGGTAAAGTTAAATATAATACTCAAGCTGATGCTGATGTGAGCCAATTAATTGGTATTCAATTTCAAAATACTGCCTTACAAGACTTCTTAACTGTCACTGAGACACTTAATTTATTTTCCTCATTTTATGAAAAAACCTTATCAAATGAAACCTTAATAGAACTTTGTGACTTAAGTGAGTTTGTTGATCGTGATAACCGGCTGTTATCGGGTGGTCAAAGGCAACGTTTATTGTTAGCTTTAGCATTAATTAATGATCCTGAAATTGTATTTTTAGATGAACCCACAACTGGCTTAGATCCTCAATCGAGACGACATTTTTGGCAATTGATTAAAAATATTAAAGCGCAAGGAAAAACCGTTATTTTAACCACTCATTATATGGATGAAGCAGAACAGCTTTGTGACAATATAGTGATCATGGATAACGGTAAAATCATCGAGCAAGGCTCTCCTAAACAATTGTTAACTAGGCATTTTAAGCAAGTATTTATTTATCTTCCTATTGAAAATGTTAGTCAAGAAAGGGTCAAAAAACAGCAATGGAATATTGACGGAAACCATGTTGAAATTAAGACCAGTAACGTTGAAAAAACAGTTAAAGAATTAATTGAGCTAGCAGTACCATTAACTGGATTACATATTAAATCAGCGAATTTAGACGATTTATTTTTAAAGCTTACAGGACATTCATTAGGAGGTGCTGGACATGTTTAA
- a CDS encoding cytochrome c3 family protein has translation MKNLIVKIWNTLRKPSVHYSLGFLVIGGFIAGIIFWGGFNTALEITNTEEFCISCHEMEDNPYEELKTTIHFSNRSGVRATCPDCHVPHKWTDKIARKMQASKEVWGKLFGTINTREKFEGKRRHLAENEWTRLKANDSLECRNCHNFDYMDFTAQSTRAEEQHSTSLASGEKTCIDCHKGIAHELPDMEGVEGW, from the coding sequence ATGAAAAATTTAATCGTAAAAATTTGGAATACACTACGTAAGCCTAGTGTGCACTATAGTTTGGGTTTTTTAGTGATTGGCGGCTTCATTGCCGGAATTATCTTCTGGGGTGGTTTTAACACCGCATTAGAAATAACCAATACCGAAGAGTTTTGTATTTCATGTCATGAAATGGAAGATAACCCTTATGAAGAGTTAAAAACGACAATTCACTTCTCTAACCGTTCGGGTGTGCGTGCTACATGTCCAGATTGTCATGTACCACATAAATGGACTGATAAAATTGCTCGTAAAATGCAAGCATCTAAAGAGGTTTGGGGCAAATTATTCGGTACTATTAATACTCGCGAAAAATTTGAAGGTAAACGCCGACACTTAGCTGAAAACGAATGGACAAGGTTAAAAGCTAATGATTCATTAGAATGTCGAAACTGTCATAACTTTGACTACATGGACTTTACAGCACAAAGTACTCGTGCTGAAGAACAACATTCTACTTCGTTAGCCAGCGGTGAGAAAACCTGTATCGATTGTCATAAAGGTATTGCTCATGAGTTACCTGACATGGAAGGTGTTGAGGGTTGGTAA
- the napA gene encoding nitrate reductase catalytic subunit NapA: MKLNRREFIKANAVAVAATAAGVALPASASNIITSSEMTKLKWDKAPCRFCGTGCSVNVATMDNKVVATHGDINSPVNKGLNCIKGYFLSKIMYGKDRLTKPLLRMKDGKYDKNGDFTPITWDAAFDIMAEKAKKTLKEKGPTAVGMFGSGQWTVQEGYAAVKLMKAGFRTNNIDPNARHCMASAVGGFMRTFGIDEPMGCYDDFEHADAFVLWGSNMAEMHPILWTRITDRRLSAPHVKVAVLSTFEHRSFDLADNGMIFTPQTDLAILNFIANYIIKTDRVNKDFVNKHTNFRLGNTDIGYGLRPEHPLEKKAKNNSAADAGGSKPIDFDEYAKFVSTYTAEYVSELSTVPVDKLNALAELYADPKTKVTSLWTMGFNQHTRGVWANNLVYNIHLLTGKISTPGNSPFSLTGQPSACGTAREVGTFSHRLPADMVVANPKHRAIAEKIWKLPEGTIPPKPGYHAVLQTRKLKDGELNFYWVQCNNNMQAGANINEEGMPGYRNPKNFIVVSDPYPTVTAQAADLILPTAMWVEKEGVYGNAERRTQSWYQQVTAPEGAFSDLWQLVEFSKRFQIEDVWPEELLAKMPEHRGKSMFSVLYENGNVNEFPLSEIPDDRLNQESRDFGFYIQKGLFEEYAEFGRGHAHDLAPYDRYHKERGLRWPVVDGKETKWRFKEGSDPYVKPGSDYDFYGKPDGKAVIFALPYEPAAEFPDAEYDLWLSTGRVLEHWHSGSMTQRVPELYKAMPDAVVYMNPDDAKKRGLRRGDLVKLISRRGEVETRVETRGRNKPPRGLVFMPWFDASRLVNKVTLDATDPLSKETDFKKCAIKIVKA; encoded by the coding sequence ATGAAACTTAACCGCAGAGAATTTATAAAAGCGAATGCTGTTGCTGTAGCTGCAACTGCAGCGGGTGTTGCATTACCTGCATCAGCATCAAATATAATCACCAGTAGCGAAATGACGAAACTAAAATGGGATAAAGCCCCTTGTCGTTTCTGTGGTACAGGTTGTAGTGTTAATGTTGCCACAATGGACAACAAGGTTGTTGCTACCCATGGTGATATTAATTCACCAGTTAACAAAGGTCTTAATTGTATTAAAGGCTACTTTTTATCAAAAATCATGTACGGTAAAGACCGTTTAACTAAGCCATTACTTAGAATGAAAGATGGCAAGTATGACAAAAATGGTGACTTCACTCCAATCACTTGGGACGCCGCTTTTGACATAATGGCCGAAAAAGCTAAAAAAACTTTAAAAGAAAAAGGTCCTACTGCTGTTGGTATGTTTGGTTCAGGACAATGGACTGTGCAAGAAGGTTATGCTGCAGTTAAATTGATGAAAGCTGGCTTTAGAACAAACAATATTGATCCAAACGCTCGTCACTGTATGGCTTCTGCTGTGGGTGGTTTTATGCGTACATTTGGTATCGATGAGCCTATGGGCTGTTACGATGATTTTGAGCATGCCGATGCGTTTGTATTATGGGGCTCAAACATGGCAGAAATGCACCCTATTTTATGGACACGCATTACTGATCGTCGTTTAAGTGCACCACATGTAAAAGTTGCCGTATTATCTACATTTGAACATCGTAGTTTTGATCTTGCAGATAACGGTATGATCTTTACTCCACAAACCGATTTAGCAATTTTAAACTTTATTGCAAATTACATTATTAAAACTGACCGAGTTAATAAAGACTTCGTTAATAAGCATACCAATTTCCGTTTAGGTAACACAGATATAGGTTATGGCTTACGCCCAGAGCATCCGCTTGAGAAAAAAGCCAAAAACAACAGTGCTGCTGATGCAGGAGGTTCTAAGCCTATTGATTTTGATGAATATGCTAAATTTGTTAGTACTTATACTGCTGAATATGTATCAGAATTATCTACAGTTCCGGTAGATAAACTAAACGCTTTAGCTGAGTTATATGCAGATCCAAAAACTAAAGTAACGTCACTTTGGACTATGGGCTTTAACCAGCACACCCGCGGTGTTTGGGCGAACAACTTAGTTTATAACATTCACTTATTAACCGGTAAAATTTCAACTCCAGGCAACAGCCCATTTTCATTAACAGGTCAACCATCAGCGTGTGGTACAGCTCGTGAAGTTGGAACTTTCTCACATCGTTTACCTGCAGATATGGTAGTTGCCAATCCTAAGCATAGAGCGATAGCCGAGAAAATTTGGAAATTACCCGAAGGTACAATCCCACCAAAACCTGGTTACCATGCAGTTTTACAAACGCGTAAACTTAAAGATGGCGAATTAAATTTCTACTGGGTGCAATGTAATAACAACATGCAGGCTGGAGCCAACATTAACGAAGAAGGCATGCCTGGGTATCGTAACCCGAAAAACTTCATCGTTGTATCAGACCCATACCCAACAGTGACTGCTCAAGCTGCTGATTTAATTTTACCAACAGCAATGTGGGTAGAAAAAGAAGGGGTATATGGTAATGCTGAACGTCGTACGCAATCTTGGTACCAGCAAGTTACCGCACCAGAGGGAGCATTCTCTGATTTATGGCAATTGGTTGAGTTCTCTAAACGTTTCCAAATTGAAGATGTATGGCCGGAAGAGTTATTGGCTAAAATGCCTGAACATCGTGGTAAATCAATGTTCAGTGTTTTGTATGAAAATGGCAATGTAAATGAATTCCCATTATCAGAAATTCCAGATGATAGATTAAATCAAGAATCTCGCGATTTTGGTTTCTACATTCAAAAAGGTTTATTTGAAGAGTATGCAGAGTTTGGTCGTGGTCATGCTCATGATTTGGCCCCATATGACAGATACCATAAAGAACGTGGTTTACGTTGGCCGGTAGTTGACGGTAAAGAAACCAAATGGCGCTTCAAAGAAGGCTCTGATCCTTATGTTAAACCAGGATCAGATTACGACTTTTATGGTAAGCCAGACGGTAAAGCAGTAATTTTTGCCTTACCTTATGAACCTGCAGCTGAATTTCCTGATGCTGAATATGACTTATGGCTATCAACCGGTCGAGTACTAGAACATTGGCATTCAGGTTCAATGACTCAGCGAGTGCCAGAGCTTTATAAAGCGATGCCTGATGCAGTTGTTTATATGAACCCTGATGATGCGAAAAAACGTGGTTTACGTCGTGGCGATTTAGTTAAACTTATTTCTCGTCGTGGTGAAGTTGAAACTCGCGTTGAAACGAGAGGACGTAATAAACCACCAAGAGGTTTAGTATTTATGCCTTGGTTTGATGCTAGCCGTTTAGTAAATAAAGTCACATTAGATGCAACCGACCCGCTTTCAAAAGAAACGGATTTCAAAAAATGTGCCATTAAAATAGTTAAAGCTTAA